The proteins below come from a single Chryseobacterium bernardetii genomic window:
- a CDS encoding biotin--[acetyl-CoA-carboxylase] ligase, with product MSQLFYLKECSSTNDEISKFLLYGNSDFIGLHTFNQTKGRGQYGNVWTPTAGKNLAYTLAVNTQNILCSDFIFNYYTAILVRDFLANLADNDVKIKWPNDIILKGKKIVGILIEKKKINQNNYFIIGTGINILQEKFDEISNAGSLLTQTGREFKLEDLSLSFHEFLSEKLKNIPSDQEILDRFNTNLFRKDEISVFEIEKERQNGIIRHADEKGELWIELENDGLCSFYHKEVKLLY from the coding sequence ATGAGCCAACTCTTCTACCTGAAAGAATGTTCTTCTACTAATGACGAAATATCAAAGTTTTTACTTTACGGAAATTCAGATTTTATAGGATTGCATACTTTTAATCAAACTAAAGGCCGTGGTCAGTATGGAAATGTCTGGACTCCTACCGCCGGAAAAAACCTGGCTTATACGCTGGCAGTGAATACTCAAAACATCCTGTGTTCCGACTTTATATTCAATTATTATACCGCAATTCTTGTCAGGGATTTTCTGGCCAATTTGGCTGATAATGACGTAAAAATCAAATGGCCGAATGATATTATCCTTAAAGGTAAAAAAATCGTCGGAATTTTAATTGAAAAGAAAAAAATTAATCAAAATAATTATTTCATTATCGGAACCGGAATTAACATCCTTCAGGAGAAATTTGATGAAATTTCGAATGCAGGCTCGCTCCTGACGCAAACAGGCAGGGAATTCAAACTTGAAGACCTTAGCTTAAGCTTTCATGAATTTCTTTCGGAAAAACTGAAAAATATTCCTTCTGACCAGGAAATCCTGGACCGTTTTAATACAAATTTATTCCGTAAAGATGAAATCTCAGTCTTTGAAATTGAAAAAGAGAGACAAAATGGCATCATTCGCCATGCAGATGAAAAAGGAGAACTCTGGATTGAACTGGAAAATGACGGCTTGTGTTCTTTCTACCACAAAGAAGTAAAACTCCTTTACTGA
- a CDS encoding LUD domain-containing protein: MNLFKRIVSKLTNQPEEEEKQSLEKLGDSLKNADLDYKFAQLFTHSGGFFNYCADEAEALQTLNQIIKIEGIKNLFCWDKELQNFLNVVKSPYTSELQPSNDAAFITCEYLIAYDGRIMLSHNNILHYHSSRLPDRIIIIANVSQIVNNLNDAMGKIKRNGNIKNLTSISGSQSKMDSSSNSNTKLFLLLLED; this comes from the coding sequence TTGAATTTATTCAAGAGGATTGTAAGCAAACTTACCAACCAGCCTGAAGAAGAGGAAAAACAGAGCCTGGAGAAACTTGGGGATTCGCTGAAAAATGCGGATCTCGATTACAAGTTTGCGCAATTATTTACGCATTCAGGGGGATTTTTTAATTATTGTGCAGATGAAGCGGAGGCTCTACAAACTTTAAATCAAATTATCAAAATAGAAGGTATTAAGAACCTTTTCTGTTGGGATAAGGAACTTCAGAACTTCTTAAATGTTGTAAAATCTCCTTATACTTCAGAATTACAGCCATCCAATGATGCAGCATTTATCACTTGTGAATATCTGATTGCATATGACGGCAGAATTATGCTTTCCCATAATAACATTCTTCACTATCATTCTTCAAGGCTACCCGATAGAATTATCATCATCGCCAATGTTTCACAGATTGTAAACAACCTGAATGATGCCATGGGGAAAATAAAAAGAAACGGAAATATTAAGAACCTTACTTCCATCAGTGGAAGCCAGTCTAAAATGGACAGTTCTTCCAATTCCAATACAAAACTGTTTTTATTGCTGCTTGAAGATTAA
- the tgt gene encoding tRNA guanosine(34) transglycosylase Tgt: MKFFNIEKTSEGKARAGEITTDHGKIQTPIFMPVGTVASVKTVHQRELKEDIKAQIILGNTYHLYLRPGMETMQDAGGLHKFMNWDLPILTDSGGFQVFSLASNRKMTEEGARFKSHIDGSYHMFSPERSMEIQRQIGADIFMAFDECTPYPCDYNQAKSSMELTHRWLKRCIEWTNNNPELYGHKQRLFPIVQGSTYSDLRKISAEVISEAGAEGNAIGGLSVGEPEEEMYRITDEVTDILPKEKPRYLMGVGTPWNILESIGLGIDMMDCVMPTRNARNAMLFTWQGVMNLKNEKWKRDFSPLDEFGTSFVDREYSKAYLRHLFVSKEYLAKQIASIHNLAFYLDLVKVAREHIIAGDFYEWKNSVVPVLRQRL; encoded by the coding sequence ATGAAATTTTTTAATATCGAAAAAACCTCTGAAGGAAAAGCCAGGGCAGGGGAGATTACTACAGACCACGGAAAGATCCAGACGCCGATTTTTATGCCGGTAGGAACTGTTGCAAGTGTAAAAACAGTTCATCAGAGAGAATTAAAAGAAGACATTAAAGCCCAGATTATTCTGGGAAATACTTACCATCTTTATCTTCGTCCAGGAATGGAAACAATGCAGGATGCCGGTGGTTTACATAAATTCATGAACTGGGACCTTCCTATTCTTACCGATTCAGGAGGTTTTCAGGTGTTCTCGTTGGCAAGCAACAGAAAAATGACGGAAGAAGGAGCAAGGTTCAAGTCTCATATAGACGGAAGCTATCATATGTTCTCTCCGGAAAGATCTATGGAGATCCAAAGACAGATCGGGGCCGATATTTTTATGGCTTTTGACGAATGTACTCCTTATCCTTGTGATTACAACCAGGCAAAATCATCTATGGAGCTTACCCACCGTTGGCTGAAAAGATGCATTGAATGGACCAATAATAACCCTGAATTATATGGACATAAGCAAAGACTCTTCCCGATTGTTCAGGGATCTACCTATTCAGATTTAAGAAAAATATCTGCAGAAGTAATTTCTGAAGCAGGTGCTGAAGGAAACGCTATCGGAGGCCTTTCTGTAGGAGAACCGGAAGAAGAAATGTACAGAATTACAGATGAAGTAACAGATATCCTTCCAAAAGAAAAGCCAAGATACCTGATGGGAGTTGGGACTCCTTGGAATATCCTTGAATCTATTGGATTGGGAATTGATATGATGGATTGCGTTATGCCTACAAGAAATGCCAGAAATGCAATGCTTTTCACTTGGCAAGGCGTAATGAATCTTAAAAACGAAAAATGGAAGCGGGATTTCTCGCCTCTGGATGAATTTGGAACCAGCTTTGTAGACCGTGAATATTCAAAAGCGTATCTTCGTCACCTGTTTGTGTCCAAAGAATATCTGGCAAAACAGATTGCTTCCATCCATAACCTTGCTTTTTATCTGGATCTGGTGAAAGTGGCAAGGGAGCACATCATAGCAGGAGATTTCTATGAGTGGAAAAACTCTGTAGTACCGGTTCTTAGACAAAGACTGTAA
- a CDS encoding phosphatidate cytidylyltransferase yields MDKNLIQRTISGLVYVAIIILCSTPLGAQLINSIFPGLIQQQYLYHGLISLLLIVGTWECVKIMKFGKGYEKWVVYPLVIFIFYIFSKRYFHHDFFFDFRLSEILALALIGIAVVTLFKFPNELYFDSGKLIFTVIYVALPFSFALGLPKFSSYSDSFSLEVLFLFILIWSSDTFAYLVGKFFGKHKMAPKISPKKTWEGYIGGVVLTLVLSYFVEHYQPELRGNWIFVGFLVAAFAPLGDLVESQLKRNFGVKDSGNIIPGHGGVLDRLDSFIICVPVVYLYFILEKFI; encoded by the coding sequence TTGGACAAAAATCTCATTCAAAGAACCATTTCAGGTCTCGTTTATGTAGCTATTATCATTCTTTGTTCGACTCCTTTAGGGGCGCAACTTATCAACAGCATTTTTCCCGGTCTTATTCAGCAACAATATCTTTATCATGGTTTGATAAGTCTTTTACTGATTGTGGGGACTTGGGAGTGTGTAAAAATAATGAAGTTCGGAAAAGGATATGAGAAATGGGTAGTGTATCCATTGGTTATTTTTATATTTTACATTTTTTCAAAAAGATACTTCCATCACGACTTCTTTTTCGATTTCAGATTGAGTGAGATATTAGCACTTGCCCTTATTGGTATTGCTGTAGTTACTTTATTTAAATTTCCTAACGAATTATACTTTGATAGCGGAAAACTGATTTTTACAGTCATTTATGTTGCCCTGCCCTTCAGTTTTGCATTAGGATTACCAAAATTCTCCAGTTATAGTGATAGTTTCTCTTTAGAAGTTCTTTTTCTCTTCATTCTGATCTGGAGTAGTGATACATTTGCATATCTGGTAGGGAAATTCTTCGGGAAACACAAAATGGCGCCTAAAATTTCTCCTAAAAAGACATGGGAAGGTTATATAGGCGGGGTTGTTCTGACGTTGGTACTGTCTTATTTTGTAGAGCACTATCAGCCTGAACTGAGAGGGAACTGGATATTTGTTGGATTTTTGGTAGCTGCCTTTGCTCCTCTCGGAGATTTGGTAGAAAGCCAGTTAAAGAGAAATTTCGGTGTGAAAGACAGTGGAAACATCATTCCGGGGCACGGTGGAGTATTAGATAGGCTGGATAGTTTTATTATCTGCGTTCCTGTCGTATATTTGTACTTTATTTTAGAAAAATTTATTTAA
- a CDS encoding phosphatidylserine decarboxylase family protein, with protein sequence MKLHRESKGTITVATILFLVLGALAIYFLKIWSLLIIAPLLIIYCLIFWFFRVPNRTILDHRENVIAPVDGKVVMIKEVEENEFIKGKAIQVSIFMSPLNVHICRYPVSGKVIYKKYHPGKYLVAWHEKSSTENERTTVAIETETNHKVVFRQIAGYVARRIVFYCNEGDPAKAGHEFGFIKFGSRMDVFLPLDTEIICKIGDITKGGLDVIAKLKEN encoded by the coding sequence ATGAAATTACATAGAGAATCAAAAGGAACCATTACGGTAGCAACAATACTTTTTCTGGTATTGGGAGCTTTAGCCATCTATTTCCTTAAAATATGGTCTTTACTGATCATTGCACCTTTGTTGATTATTTACTGTCTTATATTCTGGTTTTTCAGAGTTCCGAACCGAACTATTCTTGACCACAGAGAGAATGTAATCGCTCCGGTGGACGGAAAAGTGGTAATGATCAAAGAAGTGGAAGAAAATGAATTCATTAAAGGAAAAGCCATCCAGGTTTCTATTTTCATGTCTCCATTGAATGTACACATCTGTAGATATCCGGTAAGCGGAAAAGTAATCTATAAAAAATACCATCCGGGGAAATATCTGGTGGCATGGCATGAAAAATCATCCACAGAAAATGAAAGAACAACTGTAGCGATTGAAACTGAAACCAACCATAAAGTAGTTTTCAGACAGATTGCAGGATATGTAGCCAGAAGGATCGTATTCTACTGTAATGAAGGAGATCCGGCAAAAGCCGGACATGAGTTCGGATTTATCAAATTCGGGTCAAGAATGGACGTGTTTCTGCCTTTGGATACAGAGATCATCTGTAAGATCGGGGATATTACAAAAGGAGGTTTGGATGTTATCGCCAAACTCAAAGAAAATTAA
- a CDS encoding helix-turn-helix transcriptional regulator, with protein sequence MGLISDRNVKESTIKELEKTNSELMKQQMLINHLSEENIQEIFKLAEKNSPLFFEKFQVFFPHFVSGILKINPDLIHSELYFCALMKLDFDTKKIAQCTNNSIRAVESKKYRIRKKLNIPSEININSFLIKI encoded by the coding sequence ATGGGACTAATTAGCGATAGAAATGTAAAAGAGTCTACTATTAAGGAACTGGAAAAAACGAATAGCGAGCTGATGAAGCAACAGATGCTTATCAATCATCTTTCAGAAGAAAATATTCAGGAAATTTTTAAATTGGCCGAAAAAAATTCTCCTCTTTTTTTTGAAAAGTTTCAGGTGTTTTTCCCCCATTTTGTTTCAGGTATTTTAAAAATAAACCCGGATCTTATTCATTCTGAATTGTATTTCTGTGCATTAATGAAACTTGATTTTGATACCAAGAAAATAGCACAATGTACAAATAACAGTATTCGTGCTGTAGAAAGTAAAAAATACAGAATAAGAAAGAAACTTAATATTCCGTCCGAGATCAACATTAACAGTTTTCTTATTAAAATTTAA
- a CDS encoding polyprenol monophosphomannose synthase yields MKKLVIIPTYNEKENIENIISAVFALEDGFHILVVDDSSPDGTADVVKELQKKYPHYLHLSIRHIKDGLGKAYIHGFKWAIENKYDYIFEMDADFSHNPNDLPKLFEACLNADMAIGSRYSKGVNVVNWPMGRVLLSYFASKYVRFILGLPIHDTTAGFVCFSRKVLEEIGLDNVRLKGYGFQIEMKFRAFKKGFRIVEVPIIFTNRILGESKMNGGIIHEAVFGVLNLKWKSIINRL; encoded by the coding sequence ATGAAAAAACTCGTCATCATCCCAACGTATAACGAAAAGGAAAATATTGAAAATATTATTTCCGCGGTTTTTGCATTGGAGGACGGCTTTCATATCTTAGTAGTAGATGATTCTTCTCCAGACGGAACAGCGGATGTAGTAAAAGAATTACAGAAGAAATATCCCCATTACCTGCATCTTTCAATAAGACATATTAAAGATGGTTTAGGGAAAGCCTATATTCATGGTTTTAAATGGGCCATTGAAAATAAATACGATTATATTTTTGAAATGGATGCCGATTTTTCGCATAATCCTAATGATCTGCCTAAACTTTTCGAAGCTTGTCTCAATGCAGATATGGCCATCGGTTCCCGTTACTCAAAAGGAGTGAATGTAGTCAATTGGCCTATGGGAAGGGTTCTCTTGTCTTATTTTGCATCTAAATATGTTAGATTCATTTTAGGACTTCCTATCCATGATACCACCGCTGGTTTTGTCTGTTTTTCACGAAAAGTATTGGAAGAAATCGGATTAGATAATGTAAGGCTGAAAGGATATGGATTCCAGATAGAAATGAAATTCAGAGCTTTTAAAAAAGGTTTCAGAATTGTGGAAGTTCCTATTATATTTACCAACAGGATTTTAGGAGAAAGCAAAATGAACGGCGGAATTATCCATGAAGCTGTTTTTGGTGTTTTAAACTTAAAATGGAAGTCAATTATCAATAGATTATAA
- a CDS encoding LptF/LptG family permease: MLKIVDRYIIKKYLGTFSFMLVLLSIVVLVIDVQQKIPRIENAKALDPKLDLGYFLIHFYPFWIINLVVTFLSILVFITVIYFTSRMANNTEIVAIISSGASFHRFSKPYLYTSILLALIALVVYHLVLPWANIKKNQLEAYTYNAANKEKILGTAPASSQLSKTEYIFVDSWNKREKRGSSFVYQKFDTHRKMVYELKASEVYWDQDKKQFVLNNYLEKTINKDNTEKLNNGIELRKNYSHSPEELFPNELLGQNKTTPELLKFIEREKARGNSNLNSYLNELHQRTSMPVSIVILTFLALSLSSQKKRGGLGINLAIGISLAFLFVFSFEALKVVSENKSLSPALAMWLPNLVFLPLTLYLYIKRANQ; the protein is encoded by the coding sequence ATGCTTAAGATAGTAGACAGATATATCATTAAAAAATACCTTGGAACTTTCAGTTTCATGCTGGTGCTGTTGTCTATAGTAGTACTTGTTATTGATGTTCAGCAGAAGATCCCAAGGATAGAAAATGCAAAGGCTCTTGATCCTAAACTGGATCTTGGGTATTTTCTGATTCATTTTTATCCCTTCTGGATCATCAACCTGGTGGTAACATTCCTTTCCATTCTGGTATTCATTACTGTAATCTATTTCACTTCCAGAATGGCCAATAATACTGAAATTGTAGCTATTATCAGTAGTGGTGCAAGTTTTCACAGGTTTTCAAAACCTTATCTGTATACTTCAATCCTTCTTGCCTTAATAGCTTTGGTGGTGTATCATTTGGTACTTCCTTGGGCGAATATCAAGAAAAACCAGTTGGAAGCTTATACCTATAATGCTGCCAATAAAGAAAAGATCCTGGGAACTGCTCCAGCTTCTTCACAGTTAAGTAAAACAGAATATATCTTCGTAGACTCTTGGAATAAAAGGGAAAAGAGAGGATCCAGCTTTGTGTACCAAAAATTTGATACCCACAGAAAGATGGTGTACGAATTAAAAGCAAGTGAAGTATATTGGGACCAGGATAAAAAGCAGTTTGTTTTAAATAATTATCTAGAAAAAACCATTAATAAAGACAATACGGAGAAGCTGAATAATGGAATTGAACTCAGGAAGAATTATAGTCATTCTCCTGAAGAACTCTTCCCGAATGAGCTTTTGGGACAGAATAAAACCACACCCGAACTTTTAAAATTTATAGAAAGAGAAAAAGCAAGAGGAAACAGCAACCTGAATTCTTATCTTAATGAACTTCATCAGAGAACTTCAATGCCTGTCTCTATTGTTATTCTGACTTTTCTTGCGCTTTCCCTGTCTTCTCAAAAAAAGAGAGGAGGTTTGGGTATTAACCTTGCCATTGGGATTTCATTGGCCTTCCTTTTTGTCTTTTCATTTGAAGCTTTAAAGGTAGTTTCAGAGAATAAAAGTTTATCTCCGGCTTTAGCAATGTGGCTGCCTAATCTGGTATTCCTTCCGCTTACCCTTTATCTTTACATCAAAAGAGCTAATCAGTAA
- a CDS encoding DUF4271 domain-containing protein, which translates to MMNIIERDASLKDFLLQKYFDASNNLPSWIITSCVIALTLSVLISQYIPVVPKFIADLQVFGYQLNKFGYTLLAVMFFYLIKSTLGFLFYQSIGDGKKWTIFYFTATKFYFILSFLLIILCVTHYYFPIDRNKIFLYYFSFFSFVFIFKVFFYLFHKNKILPEKWYYKFLYICTLQIAPLLLLWKLLFF; encoded by the coding sequence ATGATGAACATAATAGAAAGAGACGCAAGTCTTAAAGATTTTCTGCTTCAAAAATATTTTGATGCAAGCAATAACCTTCCAAGCTGGATTATTACGTCCTGCGTGATTGCTCTTACTTTATCGGTACTGATCTCTCAGTATATTCCGGTTGTTCCTAAATTTATTGCAGATCTGCAGGTTTTCGGATACCAACTCAACAAGTTTGGGTATACCTTACTGGCAGTGATGTTTTTTTATCTGATAAAATCAACATTAGGTTTTTTATTTTATCAGAGTATAGGGGATGGTAAAAAATGGACTATTTTTTATTTCACCGCCACCAAATTTTATTTTATCCTGTCTTTTTTACTGATAATTTTGTGTGTTACCCACTATTACTTCCCTATAGACAGAAATAAAATCTTTTTATATTATTTCTCCTTCTTTTCTTTTGTGTTCATTTTCAAGGTATTTTTCTATTTATTTCACAAGAACAAGATTCTTCCGGAGAAATGGTATTATAAATTTTTGTATATTTGCACGCTCCAAATTGCACCATTGTTACTGCTTTGGAAGTTGTTATTTTTTTAA
- the rsfS gene encoding ribosome silencing factor, whose protein sequence is MNKTAEKQALIDKIVEALQDVKGEDIMIFDLSNIENSVAETFVICSGNSNTQVAALAGSVEKKVRNDLKDRPWHVEGTENAMWVLVDYVSVVVHIFQKDVREYYDIEELWGDAVITRIENE, encoded by the coding sequence ATGAATAAAACAGCAGAAAAACAAGCACTAATAGATAAAATCGTTGAAGCACTTCAGGATGTAAAAGGAGAAGATATCATGATCTTCGATCTTTCAAACATTGAAAACTCAGTAGCGGAGACGTTCGTAATATGTAGCGGAAACTCAAATACACAGGTTGCTGCATTAGCTGGAAGTGTAGAGAAAAAAGTGAGAAACGACCTGAAAGACAGACCCTGGCATGTAGAAGGTACAGAAAATGCAATGTGGGTATTGGTAGATTACGTTTCAGTAGTGGTTCACATTTTCCAGAAAGATGTACGTGAATATTACGATATTGAAGAACTTTGGGGTGACGCAGTCATTACCAGAATTGAAAATGAATAA
- a CDS encoding uroporphyrinogen-III synthase, whose amino-acid sequence MRIKSILVSQPAPSESSPYLDIAKKEKIKIDFRPFIHVEGVDNKELRTQKIDLTQYTGIIFTSKNAIDHYFRLAEELRFAVPDTMRYICQSEAIANYLQKHIVYRKRKISFGEKNFSDLLPLFKKFPTEKYLLPSSDVLSPDIVKTLDSANIEWTRAIMYRTVCSDLTDINIQDYDMLIFFSPQGIKSLQQNFPDFKQDETKIGVFGNTTLAAAEEAGLKVDLMAPTKETPSMTMALEKYIKALHK is encoded by the coding sequence ATGAGAATAAAGTCTATATTGGTTTCTCAACCAGCGCCTAGTGAGTCTTCTCCATATCTGGATATAGCGAAGAAGGAAAAAATAAAGATTGATTTCCGTCCATTTATCCACGTCGAAGGGGTAGACAATAAAGAGCTCAGAACTCAGAAAATAGATCTGACGCAGTACACCGGTATCATTTTTACCAGTAAAAATGCTATTGACCATTACTTCAGACTTGCTGAAGAATTACGTTTTGCTGTTCCAGATACAATGAGATATATCTGCCAGTCGGAAGCAATTGCCAACTATCTTCAGAAGCACATTGTGTACAGAAAAAGAAAGATCAGCTTCGGAGAGAAAAACTTTTCAGACCTTCTTCCCCTGTTCAAGAAGTTTCCTACTGAAAAATATTTGTTGCCATCTTCAGATGTTTTAAGCCCGGATATTGTAAAAACTTTAGATTCTGCCAACATAGAATGGACAAGAGCAATTATGTACCGTACTGTATGCAGTGACCTGACAGATATCAACATCCAAGATTATGATATGCTGATCTTCTTCAGCCCGCAAGGAATTAAGTCTCTGCAACAGAATTTCCCAGACTTCAAGCAGGATGAAACAAAGATCGGAGTTTTTGGAAACACCACTTTGGCTGCAGCAGAAGAGGCGGGATTAAAAGTAGACCTAATGGCTCCTACGAAGGAAACACCTTCCATGACCATGGCCCTTGAAAAATATATTAAAGCACTGCACAAATAG
- a CDS encoding DUF4296 domain-containing protein, whose product MKKLILFFVFMGLFSCSDYIDKPKNLVDQNVMAEVIADLVMNDQANFMYQNRNMEAGTRFILKSHNIKPDDFVESFKYYVIKEEMEGIANDAQQILLEKDPKAEKYVKDKLKQAELGMPQK is encoded by the coding sequence ATGAAAAAGCTGATCCTTTTTTTTGTTTTTATGGGGCTGTTTTCATGTAGTGACTATATTGATAAGCCTAAAAATCTGGTTGATCAGAATGTGATGGCAGAAGTTATTGCAGATCTTGTGATGAATGATCAGGCTAACTTTATGTATCAGAACAGGAATATGGAAGCAGGGACAAGGTTTATTTTAAAATCCCATAATATAAAACCTGATGACTTTGTTGAAAGTTTCAAATATTACGTAATTAAAGAAGAAATGGAAGGCATAGCAAATGATGCACAGCAGATTTTACTTGAAAAAGATCCTAAAGCGGAAAAATATGTAAAAGATAAGCTGAAGCAGGCTGAATTGGGAATGCCTCAAAAATAA
- the ftsH gene encoding ATP-dependent zinc metalloprotease FtsH: MNNKGFNWFFPIVIIALLLFFGSNFLGGDTAKTIDEDGFFREMQAGKVQNIIIYKDIEKADVFLTKEAKSAMVKSGKENNPFSALDMAPKADYSVKYGDLQLFLQKFEQIKATNPAIKTAKDYGTGKSPFTDILISALIWIAILGLFYFLLFRKMGGGGGPGGQIFSIGKSKAKLFDEKERIQVTFKDVAGLEGAKEEVQEVVDFLKNSEKYTKLGGKIPKGVLLVGPPGTGKTLLAKAVAGEAKVPFFSLSGSDFVEMFVGVGASRVRDLFAQAKAKSPAIIFIDEIDAIGRARGKNNFSGGNDERENTLNQLLTEMDGFGTDTNVIVMAATNRADILDKALMRAGRFDRSIYVDLPELHERRQIFDVHLKKIKLDDTVDREFLAKQTPGFSGADIANVCNEAALIAARNNHTSVTKQDFLDAVDRIIGGLEKKNKAIKPSEKKRVAYHEAGHATISWLVEHASPLLKVTIVPRGRSLGAAWYLPEERQLTTTEQMLDEMCATLGGRAAEQVIFNNISTGALSDLETVTKRAQAMVTIYGLSPNIGNISYYDSSGQSEYSFGKPYSEETATKIDAEIKSIIENQYERAVRILAENKDKLDALANKLLEKEVIFREDLEEIFGKRAWDPELTEKPVTNTIPEKDQPDVLDTPQIKEKEEESEIQAPESPTQL; this comes from the coding sequence ATGAATAACAAAGGATTCAACTGGTTCTTTCCTATTGTAATCATAGCTCTTTTGCTTTTCTTCGGTTCCAATTTCCTTGGTGGCGATACAGCAAAAACTATTGATGAAGATGGTTTCTTTAGAGAAATGCAGGCGGGGAAAGTCCAGAATATTATTATATACAAAGACATAGAGAAAGCTGATGTTTTCCTTACCAAAGAAGCGAAATCAGCAATGGTTAAATCAGGAAAGGAAAATAACCCTTTTTCAGCTTTAGATATGGCGCCAAAAGCAGATTATTCTGTGAAATATGGTGACCTTCAGCTTTTCCTTCAGAAATTTGAACAGATTAAAGCAACAAACCCGGCGATTAAAACAGCTAAAGATTACGGAACAGGTAAGAGTCCTTTTACGGATATTCTTATATCTGCATTAATCTGGATTGCGATTCTGGGATTATTTTACTTCCTTCTTTTCAGAAAGATGGGCGGTGGCGGAGGCCCTGGGGGACAGATCTTCTCAATCGGGAAATCTAAAGCGAAGCTTTTCGACGAAAAAGAAAGAATTCAGGTAACATTCAAAGATGTTGCTGGATTAGAAGGAGCTAAAGAAGAAGTACAGGAAGTAGTAGACTTCTTGAAAAACTCTGAAAAATATACAAAATTAGGAGGTAAGATTCCCAAAGGAGTACTATTGGTAGGCCCTCCGGGAACAGGTAAAACCTTATTGGCAAAAGCTGTTGCAGGGGAAGCTAAAGTTCCTTTCTTCTCCCTTTCAGGATCTGATTTCGTGGAAATGTTTGTTGGAGTAGGAGCTTCAAGAGTAAGAGACCTTTTTGCTCAGGCTAAAGCCAAATCTCCGGCAATCATCTTTATCGATGAAATTGATGCTATCGGACGTGCAAGAGGAAAAAATAATTTCTCAGGCGGAAACGACGAAAGAGAAAATACACTGAACCAGCTTCTTACTGAAATGGATGGTTTCGGAACAGATACGAATGTGATTGTAATGGCAGCAACCAACAGAGCGGATATCCTTGATAAAGCTTTGATGAGAGCAGGACGTTTTGACCGTTCTATTTACGTAGACCTGCCGGAACTTCATGAAAGAAGGCAGATCTTTGATGTTCACCTGAAAAAGATCAAGCTTGATGATACTGTAGACAGAGAATTCCTTGCTAAGCAGACCCCTGGATTCAGCGGTGCGGATATCGCCAATGTTTGTAACGAAGCAGCACTTATTGCAGCAAGAAATAACCATACTTCAGTAACAAAACAGGATTTCCTTGATGCGGTAGACAGAATCATCGGAGGTCTTGAGAAGAAAAATAAGGCTATTAAACCTTCTGAAAAGAAGAGAGTGGCTTACCACGAAGCTGGGCACGCAACTATCTCATGGTTGGTAGAACATGCCTCACCTCTTTTAAAAGTAACTATTGTTCCAAGAGGACGTTCATTAGGTGCAGCGTGGTATCTTCCTGAAGAAAGACAGCTTACCACTACAGAACAGATGTTGGATGAAATGTGTGCAACATTAGGAGGGAGAGCTGCTGAGCAGGTGATCTTCAACAATATATCAACAGGTGCACTTTCCGATCTTGAAACAGTAACGAAGAGAGCACAGGCAATGGTAACGATCTACGGATTAAGCCCGAATATCGGTAACATTTCTTACTATGACAGTTCAGGCCAGTCTGAATATTCATTCGGAAAACCTTACTCTGAAGAAACAGCTACCAAGATTGATGCAGAGATCAAATCGATCATCGAAAATCAGTACGAAAGAGCGGTAAGAATTCTCGCAGAAAATAAAGATAAGCTGGATGCTCTTGCCAATAAGCTTTTAGAAAAAGAAGTGATCTTCCGTGAAGACCTTGAGGAAATCTTTGGTAAGAGAGCCTGGGATCCTGAGTTGACAGAAAAGCCGGTTACCAATACCATTCCTGAGAAAGATCAGCCGGATGTGTTGGATACCCCTCAGATTAAAGAAAAAGAAGAAGAAAGCGAAATACAGGCTCCAGAAAGCCCAACACAGCTTTAA